In Rhizobium lusitanum, a genomic segment contains:
- a CDS encoding helix-turn-helix domain-containing protein has product MTDVKVPAHLQPYVHALGEDLAIRFFLRFGGAPLYLAGRPQDRSQLIEFMSAEHVAALAKALGPGHIFRVPINREWIANRLSAKGWKTLAIARELHVTDVTVRKWLKPKDQRQLSFFSKL; this is encoded by the coding sequence ATGACGGACGTCAAGGTTCCCGCACATCTTCAGCCCTATGTTCATGCCCTCGGCGAAGATCTGGCCATCAGGTTCTTTCTGCGGTTCGGTGGAGCGCCTCTATATCTGGCGGGACGGCCGCAAGATCGATCGCAACTTATCGAGTTCATGAGCGCCGAACATGTCGCGGCTCTTGCCAAGGCGCTCGGTCCCGGTCATATCTTCCGCGTGCCGATCAATCGTGAATGGATCGCGAACCGTTTATCGGCCAAAGGCTGGAAGACCCTCGCCATAGCGCGGGAACTGCACGTCACCGATGTGACGGTGCGCAAGTGGCTAAAGCCGAAAGACCAGCGGCAGCTCTCATTTTTCAGCAAGCTTTGA